In the Syntrophus gentianae genome, CAGAAGGACACCGCAGGTCCGCTCTGTCAAGGCGCCCTCGAGGGCCGTTATGTCGTTGAACGGCACATATTTGAAGCCTCCCGGCAGCGGGTCGAAGCCGACCTGGAATTTTTTCTGACCCGTGGCACTTATCGTGGCAAGGGTCCGACCATGGAAGGAATCCGTCATGGTGATCAGTTCCCGGCGCTCCGGCGCCATATGCTCGAAAGCGTACCGTCGCGCCAGTTTGATCGCCCCTTCATTGGCTTCCGCACCGCTGTTGCAGAAAAAAACCTTGTCCGCAAAGGAATGCTCCACAAGCTGGCTGGCAAAGGAAATCTGGGGCTCAATATAGTAAAGATTGGAGACATGCATGAGAATTTCGGCCTGCCGCTTGATGGCCTCAACGACGGCAGGATGGCAATGCCCCAGAATGCAGACGGCAATGCCGGCCACGAAGTCGAGATATTCCTTCCCGTTGCTGTCCCAGACCCGGACACCCTCTCCCCTGGTCATAACGACGGGAAACCGGCGATAGGTTCCCATGATGGTCTTTTCCGAAAGGGCAATCATTTCCTCAGTTGTCATTCTCTTTTCTCTTTCTATCGGCGTGCCTCGTTCCAGTCAGCTCGACCGTCCCATGAGTTCTCTTTGCCGAGAAATATTTATTATATAACCAGTTCCGTTCCAATTCCCTTATCGGTAAACATTTCCAGGAGAATGGCATGCTTCTGCCGTCCATCAACGATATGAGCCTTATGGACACCTTCCCTGAGGGACTTGAGGCAACACTTGACCTTGGGGAACATCCCGCCATCGATTGTGCCGTCCTCAATCATTCCGAGGGTTTCCTCGTTGTTCATGGTGTTGATCAGTTCACCCTGCTTATTCAACACACCCGCCACATCGGTCAGCAGGATCAGTTTTTCCGCCTTCAGAGCGGACGCTACGGCCCCCGCCACAAGATCGGCGTTGATGTTGAAAGTCTCCCCGTTCTCCCCATAGCCCGTGGGTGCAATAACGGGAATGAAACCGTCCCGGACCAGGGAGTTAATCAAATCGGTGTTGATTTCCTTGACCTTGCCGACCAGACCGATGTCGATGATCTCCGGAGGCGTATCCTTGGCCTTCTCCGCGCTGAGGTAATACTTGACCGCCGAAATGAGATTGCCGTCCTTGCCGCTCAACCCCACGGCCTTCCCCCCCTCGCGGTTGATGAGGCCGACGATTTCCTTGTTGACCATGCCGACGAGAACCATCTCCACAATGTTCATGGTCTCCTCGTCCGTTACCCGCATCCCCTGAATAAACCTGGAATCTTTTCCCAATTTCTTCAGAAAGGTGCCGATCTGCGGTCCGCCTCCGTGAACAACGACAGGGTTGATCCCAATATATTTCATCATCAGGACATCCCTGGCGAAGGATTGCTTCAACTCTTCATCGACCATGGCATGACCGCCGTACTTGATCACGACGGTGCGGTTATAGAAGCGTCTAATGTAGGGAAGCGCTTCAAGAAGAATCTCTGCCTTTTCCATGGGTTTTTCTATGGTGTTCATGACAGCCTCATTTTATTTGAAAATCGGTAAAACAATAATTCCGCGGCGACCCCTCTTTCCCTGTCTCCCGTCAATCGGGGAACTAGAGAATGTACCGGCTCAGATCTTCGTCTTCAATGATGTCGCCTAGCTTGTCTTCAACATACTGGGCATCAATGACCACTTCCTGACCGGATAATTCCGGGGCATCGAAGGAGATGTCCTCCAGGAGAATCTCCATAATGGTATAGAGCCTCCTTGCACCGATATTTTCCGTCCTCTCATTGACCACGGCTGCGACATCGGCAATCTCCGCAATGGAATCCTCTTTGAAAAGAAGCCGGACCCCTTCGGTCGCCAGCATCTCCGTATACTGTTTGATAAGGGCGTTGTTGGGTTCCGTCAGAATGCGGATAAATTCCTCTTTTCCCAGGGAATCCAGTTCCACCCGGATTGGAAACCGCCCCTGAAGTTCCGGGATAAGATCCGAAGGCTTGGAAGAACTGAAGGCCCCTGCGGCGATGAAAAGGATATGGTCTGTACGGACCATGCCATAACGGCTGTTGACATTCGATCCTTCCACAATAGGCAGAAGATCACGCTGCACCCCTTCCCGGGAAACATCCGGCCCGGACGGCGTATCGCTCCCGACGACTTTGTCGATTTCATCCAGGAAAATGATTCCGGACTGTTCCACCCGCTCAATGGCGGTCCGGGTCACCTTGTCCATGTCCACCAGTCGCTGCGCCTCTTCTTCCTTCAGGATTTCCAATGCCTCAGAGACATTGACCCGGCTGATCTTTTTCTTCTGCGGCAGAAAATTGCCGAACATTTCCTTCAGGTTCAGCCCGAGATCTTCAATCCCCGATGCGGAAAAGACCTCGATCATCGGCCCGCTGCGCGATTCCGTCAGCTCCAGATCCACATGGCGACTATCCAGTTTCCCCTCGTGAAGGAGGCGTCGTAATTTTTCTCTCGTTGAATCAGGGGGCTGGGGTTTTTCATTCTCCTCGATCAACCGGGAATGATCTTCCATCATCTCTTCCACATTCCGTTCAACCGGTTTTGGAGGAAGCAGAAGATCCAGAAGCCTTTCCTCGGCAATTTCAGCCGCTCTGGCACTCACCTTCTCCTGCTCTTCCGCCCGGACCATGTTCACGGCCAGATCCACCAGGTCACGAATCATGGATTCCACGTCCCGGCCGACATATCCCACTTCCGTAAACTTCGAGGCTTCCACTTTGAGGAAAGGGGAATTGTCGATTTTCGCCAGTCTGCGGGCGATCTCCGTCTTCCCCACGCCCGTCGGTCCGATCATGATGATATTCTTGGGAGAGATTTCTTCGCGGAGCTCATCAGGCACGTTCTGACGTCGCCAGCGGTTCCTCAAGGCAATGGCTACCGCCCGTTTGGCATCGGCCTGTCCGATGATATGCTGATCCAGCTTTTCAACGATTTCCGCAGGTGTTAATGAATTTGATGACATCTACCTCTCCTTCCAGCGATTTTCAGCCCCGGGACCTTGTCTTGCGAACCTTCTTCTCTTCCGGTTCATCATCCTGTTCGATATCCAGCTCTTCCACTGTGATATGGTCGTTTGTATAAATGCAGATCTCCGAAGCGATCTTTACCGATTCTCTCGCAATGTCCGTCGCCGGCAAGTCGGAATACCTGATCATGGCACGGGCTGCGGCCAGGGCATAAGGCCCGCCGGATCCAATCGCCATGACATCGTCATCCGATTCAATGACATCGCCATTTCCGGATATGATGAGAAAATGTTCCCTGCTCACGGCAATCATCAGGGCTTCGAGATGACGAAGCACCCGGTCCGTCCTCCAGTCCTTGGTGAGTTCCACGGCTGCCCGCAGGAGATTTCCGTTGTACTGTTCCAGTTTGGAATCGAAACGGTCGAAAAGGGTGAAGGCATCGGCGGTTGTTCCGGCAAATCCGACAATCACTTCATCATGGTACAGGCGCCTCACCTTCCTGGCGCCGTGTTTCATGACCGTTATGTCCAGCGTAACCTGCCCGTCACCGGCCACGGTCACTTTGCCCTTGTGCCGGACCGCCAGTATGGTGGTCCCTCTCATTTTGCTCATTTTGTTTTCACTGACCTCTCCGGGCTTTTGGATGAGCCCTGTCATACACTGCCATCAGCTGATTCACGCTCACAGCCGTGTATTTCTGTGTTGTCGACAGACTTTCATGGCCAAGAAGTTCCTGAATGGAGCGTAGATCGGCCCCCGCATCCAGAAGATGCGTGGCAAAACTGTGACGAAGCGTATGAGGGCTGACCCTTTTTTGTATGCCGCTTTGAGAGACATATTTGTCGAGGATCCTGGCGACGCTTCGTGCCGATAGCCGTCCATTTCTGGAGTTGACAAACACGGGAGCCATTAACGAAGCCGATCCCTCCTCCGCCGGCTCCCGACGATGTTTTTCCCTCAGGTAATTTTCCAGAGCTGCTTTCGCCGGCTCTCCGACAGGAACAATCCTCTCCTTCTTTCCCTTCCCACGGATTTTTATCAGCCCTTGAAGGAAGGAAATATCTTCCTCATTGATCCCCGTCAGCTCGCTGAGACGAATGCCGCTGGAATAAAAGAGTTCCAGGATGGCGCGATCCCGCAGGCCAAAAAGATCCTCCTTGAAAGGGAGATTCAGTAAAGCAAGGATTTCATCCACGGAAAGAACAGCAGGGATATATTTCTCCGTTCTAGGGGACGAAACCGCTTCCAAGGGATTGCTCCGGATTTCCTTCCGATGGATCAAGTAGTTGAAAAAAGCCCTCAGAGAGGCCAGTTTCCGAGCCATCGTCACCTTTTTCAGCTTTCTGCGGTAAAGCGTCCCCAGAAAGGATCTCACCATCAAATAATCGACATGCTGCCATGGACTGACCGAAAAATCTTCCGTCGAACCATAGTTTTCCAAGAGATATCTTTTAAACTGCTCCAAATCATCCAGGTAGTTCTTTCGCGTATGGGAGGAAAGGTTTCTCTCCAAATCCATATAGCGATCAAAGCCCCTGGTCAGTTCATCCATTTTTGTGCCTCAAGGAACATCCCTGATCGTCAAAATCTACATCTTGTATTTGCCAAAATCATCATTGGAAAGATTCTCGAGGAATTCCTTCATCTTTTCCTGCTTGAGTTCATCCACGTCACTGGCGTTCGGATCAAAATCAATATTCCGGGCTTTCTCAATCACCGTGTCATGGACAAAAATAGGCGCATTAGCCCGCAAAGCGAGGGCAATCGCGTCACTGGGCCGTGAATCGACGGTATAGTCCTGGTTGTCTCTGGTCACAACAATATTCGCATAAAAGGTATTGTTGCGAACATCATGAATTTCGACCCGGGTAACCATGGCTTCCAGAACCGTCAACATATCGCGGAGGAGATCGTGGGTCATGGGCCGGGAAAATTTGATTTTCTCCAGTTCCGTGGCAATCGCGCTGGCTTCGAATATGCCGATCCAGATGGGGATGGCCTTTTTTTCCTGAAAATCCTTTAAAATGACAATCGGTGTATTGGTTATTGGATCAATGGTTAATCCGGATACTTTCATTTCAATTTGCACGAAGGTATCTCCTTTCAAAGCATTTCTCCCCTGAGGGAATGCAGATAAGCTTCTTTTATATAGACTGGCACGATCTCTCCGATAAGATTCCCGTGACCAGCAAAATTAACGATTTTATTCGTACTCGTCCGTCCCATCACATCTTCCCGGCAATTTTTGCTGAACCCCTCCACGAGGACTTCTTCCCTGCGCCCTTCCAATGCTTTGTTTTTCTCCAGGGTGTGCTCTTCCTGAAGGGCTTGTAAGATCCGCAGTCTTTCCATTTTAACCGGCTCACTGACTTTGCTGTTCATTTTCAGGGCTGCCGTTCCCTGCCGTTCCGAG is a window encoding:
- the hslU gene encoding ATP-dependent protease ATPase subunit HslU; this encodes MSSNSLTPAEIVEKLDQHIIGQADAKRAVAIALRNRWRRQNVPDELREEISPKNIIMIGPTGVGKTEIARRLAKIDNSPFLKVEASKFTEVGYVGRDVESMIRDLVDLAVNMVRAEEQEKVSARAAEIAEERLLDLLLPPKPVERNVEEMMEDHSRLIEENEKPQPPDSTREKLRRLLHEGKLDSRHVDLELTESRSGPMIEVFSASGIEDLGLNLKEMFGNFLPQKKKISRVNVSEALEILKEEEAQRLVDMDKVTRTAIERVEQSGIIFLDEIDKVVGSDTPSGPDVSREGVQRDLLPIVEGSNVNSRYGMVRTDHILFIAAGAFSSSKPSDLIPELQGRFPIRVELDSLGKEEFIRILTEPNNALIKQYTEMLATEGVRLLFKEDSIAEIADVAAVVNERTENIGARRLYTIMEILLEDISFDAPELSGQEVVIDAQYVEDKLGDIIEDEDLSRYIL
- the xerC gene encoding tyrosine recombinase XerC, whose amino-acid sequence is MDELTRGFDRYMDLERNLSSHTRKNYLDDLEQFKRYLLENYGSTEDFSVSPWQHVDYLMVRSFLGTLYRRKLKKVTMARKLASLRAFFNYLIHRKEIRSNPLEAVSSPRTEKYIPAVLSVDEILALLNLPFKEDLFGLRDRAILELFYSSGIRLSELTGINEEDISFLQGLIKIRGKGKKERIVPVGEPAKAALENYLREKHRREPAEEGSASLMAPVFVNSRNGRLSARSVARILDKYVSQSGIQKRVSPHTLRHSFATHLLDAGADLRSIQELLGHESLSTTQKYTAVSVNQLMAVYDRAHPKARRGQ
- a CDS encoding bifunctional nuclease family protein translates to MQIEMKVSGLTIDPITNTPIVILKDFQEKKAIPIWIGIFEASAIATELEKIKFSRPMTHDLLRDMLTVLEAMVTRVEIHDVRNNTFYANIVVTRDNQDYTVDSRPSDAIALALRANAPIFVHDTVIEKARNIDFDPNASDVDELKQEKMKEFLENLSNDDFGKYKM
- the argB gene encoding acetylglutamate kinase → MNTIEKPMEKAEILLEALPYIRRFYNRTVVIKYGGHAMVDEELKQSFARDVLMMKYIGINPVVVHGGGPQIGTFLKKLGKDSRFIQGMRVTDEETMNIVEMVLVGMVNKEIVGLINREGGKAVGLSGKDGNLISAVKYYLSAEKAKDTPPEIIDIGLVGKVKEINTDLINSLVRDGFIPVIAPTGYGENGETFNINADLVAGAVASALKAEKLILLTDVAGVLNKQGELINTMNNEETLGMIEDGTIDGGMFPKVKCCLKSLREGVHKAHIVDGRQKHAILLEMFTDKGIGTELVI
- the hslV gene encoding ATP-dependent protease subunit HslV, translating into MRGTTILAVRHKGKVTVAGDGQVTLDITVMKHGARKVRRLYHDEVIVGFAGTTADAFTLFDRFDSKLEQYNGNLLRAAVELTKDWRTDRVLRHLEALMIAVSREHFLIISGNGDVIESDDDVMAIGSGGPYALAAARAMIRYSDLPATDIARESVKIASEICIYTNDHITVEELDIEQDDEPEEKKVRKTRSRG